The Streptomyces sp. NBC_01244 genome contains a region encoding:
- a CDS encoding arylamine N-acetyltransferase family protein, with translation MWSGDELDLDAYLARVGWEGGELRADLATLKAVHRAHTGAIAFESLDVLFGRPVGLDVKTVEGKLVHQRRGGYCYEQNTLLAAALERIGFAVSGRGARNRSRGDSLLAVTHAVLVVTVEGEPWLCDAGFGWQGPREPVPLASPGAEVRQGEWVFRVREEADGVLALCAWREGVWRDLYAFAPQPYHPVDYVVLNHYSSSHPRSSFLGRAIVQYPGDAARLALVGRELSRLLPDGRMERREVAAGELLALLGREFGLRLSERDADELLRLYRAED, from the coding sequence ATGTGGAGCGGTGACGAGCTGGACCTGGACGCTTACCTGGCGAGGGTCGGCTGGGAGGGCGGGGAACTCCGGGCGGACCTCGCGACGTTGAAGGCAGTACACCGGGCGCACACCGGTGCGATCGCCTTCGAGAGCCTGGACGTGTTGTTCGGCCGCCCCGTCGGGCTGGACGTCAAGACGGTCGAGGGCAAGCTCGTGCACCAGCGCCGCGGCGGCTACTGCTACGAGCAGAACACCCTGCTGGCAGCCGCCCTGGAGCGGATCGGCTTCGCGGTCTCCGGACGTGGCGCCCGCAACCGCAGCCGGGGGGATTCCCTGCTCGCGGTGACGCACGCCGTCCTCGTCGTCACCGTCGAGGGGGAGCCGTGGCTCTGTGACGCCGGGTTCGGCTGGCAGGGGCCGCGGGAGCCCGTCCCGCTGGCGAGCCCCGGCGCCGAAGTGCGGCAAGGGGAATGGGTGTTCCGCGTCCGGGAGGAGGCGGACGGGGTCCTCGCGCTCTGCGCATGGCGCGAGGGTGTCTGGCGCGACCTGTACGCCTTCGCCCCGCAGCCCTACCACCCCGTCGACTACGTGGTGCTGAACCACTACAGCTCCTCGCACCCCCGCTCCTCCTTCCTCGGCCGGGCCATCGTCCAGTACCCGGGCGACGCCGCCCGGCTGGCCCTCGTGGGCCGGGAGCTCTCCCGGCTGCTGCCCGACGGACGGATGGAGCGGCGGGAGGTGGCGGCCGGGGAACTGCTCGCCCTGCTCGGCCGGGAGTTCGGGCTTCGGCTGTCCGAGCGGGACGCGGACGAACTCCTTCGGTTGTACCGCGCCGAGGACTGA
- a CDS encoding YdbC family protein: MLVKWIRCTVTDRRGFERGQRKWAGLPGEPGFRGQGGGWSRGRQGVAHVFTFWESRSFYDSFMARSHDRLAASQNGTYTDARVTLFDHRFDVKTGFEPRFTDADVVRVAHTRVREGRVDHFALMQEKVWNPAMAGSPGMVRGLFGEAPGREFLVLSMWHAAAEHGKYRQERVERLSLRAQIQADVEALTGDVVDLEPSWTV, encoded by the coding sequence GTGCTGGTCAAGTGGATTCGCTGCACGGTGACGGACCGACGCGGGTTCGAGCGCGGGCAGCGCAAATGGGCGGGACTGCCGGGGGAACCGGGATTCCGGGGGCAGGGCGGCGGCTGGAGCCGGGGCCGGCAGGGGGTGGCGCACGTCTTCACCTTCTGGGAGAGCCGTTCCTTCTACGACTCCTTCATGGCCCGCTCGCACGACCGGCTGGCCGCTTCGCAGAACGGCACCTACACCGACGCGCGGGTCACGCTCTTCGACCACCGCTTCGACGTGAAGACCGGCTTCGAGCCGCGGTTCACCGACGCCGACGTCGTCAGGGTCGCCCACACCCGGGTGCGGGAGGGCCGCGTGGACCATTTCGCGCTCATGCAGGAGAAGGTCTGGAACCCGGCCATGGCGGGTTCGCCCGGCATGGTCCGTGGCCTCTTCGGCGAGGCTCCGGGCCGTGAGTTCCTGGTGCTGTCGATGTGGCACGCGGCGGCCGAACACGGCAAGTACCGGCAGGAGCGCGTCGAGCGGCTGTCGCTGCGCGCCCAGATCCAGGCCGACGTGGAGGCCCTCACCGGGGACGTCGTCGACCTCGAACCCTCCTGGACGGTCTGA
- a CDS encoding histidine phosphatase family protein, with the protein MVRPRRIVLVRHGESEGNADDTVYEREPDHALRLTPTGREQASEAGGRLRELFGDEHVSAYVSPYRRTLQTFRELRLDPTRVRMREEPRLREQDWGNWQEREEVRLQKAYRDAYGHFFYRFAQGESGADVYDRVGAFLESLYRSFEAPDHPENVLLVTHGLTMRLFCMRWFHWSVAEFEALSNPGNGEYRVLMLGSDGRYRMDRPFERWTTPEPYDLDG; encoded by the coding sequence ATGGTACGACCACGGCGCATCGTCCTTGTCCGGCACGGGGAATCGGAGGGCAATGCCGATGACACGGTGTACGAGCGGGAGCCCGACCACGCCCTACGGCTGACTCCCACCGGGCGCGAGCAGGCCTCGGAGGCCGGCGGACGCCTGCGCGAGCTCTTCGGGGACGAGCACGTCAGCGCGTACGTCTCGCCGTACCGCCGGACCCTGCAGACCTTCCGGGAGCTGCGCCTGGACCCGACGCGCGTGCGGATGCGCGAGGAGCCGAGGCTGCGCGAGCAGGACTGGGGGAACTGGCAGGAGCGGGAGGAAGTGCGGCTGCAGAAGGCCTACCGGGACGCGTACGGGCACTTCTTCTACCGCTTCGCGCAGGGGGAGTCGGGCGCGGACGTCTACGACCGGGTCGGGGCCTTCCTGGAGAGCCTCTACCGCAGCTTCGAGGCCCCGGACCATCCGGAGAACGTGCTGCTCGTGACGCACGGCCTGACGATGAGGCTGTTCTGCATGCGCTGGTTCCACTGGTCCGTGGCCGAGTTCGAAGCCCTCTCCAACCCGGGCAACGGCGAATACCGGGTGCTCATGCTGGGTTCCGACGGCCGGTA